From Pagrus major chromosome 2, Pma_NU_1.0, one genomic window encodes:
- the LOC141019388 gene encoding extracellular calcium-sensing receptor-like produces the protein MQSSFLEFIVLHCIFSSKVSHFSTCACLSDKRLYPTFFRTVPSDRFQIIALVQLMKYFDWRWVGIISSEELYAEQGTAEFTKEAMKVGICVEYRLLFSTTSQIISQSDAIVETLRESSSKVVLLFMSLSVTKSFLSKMDNYNITGKQWLGSESWITQADLASVERKDILQGAMGFALPQASIPGLAEFLLSLKPSDEPQSDIIKAIWEKFFDCSFSPSNTSAMCTGTEDLRTVSSDYTDVTHFRPENNVYKAVYLVAYALHALLQCSNGSNPTTGRPCVNKSEVRPKLVLEHIQYVNFTTQNGAKVFFDENGESVAQYDLVNWQINKDGSAEIVNIGQYDTSFPEGQKFTLKDTAKIVWGGNSGQVPRSVCREPCPPGSRKAINKFQPVCCFDCIECPEGTISNQTNSPDCLICPPEFWPNEKKDQCLPKPIEYLSYKEVMGALLTGFSCVGVFSSLLTSIIFLAHKETPIVKANNSELSFMLLFSLTLCFLCSLTFIGRPSEWSCMLRHTAFGITFVLCISCVLGKTIVVLMAFRATLPGSNVMKWFGPAQQRLSVLTFTLIQVVICILWLTISPPFAKMNMKYYKEKIILECALGSAVGFWAVLSYIGLLALLCFILAFLARMLPDSFNEAKLITFSMLIFCAVWITFIPAYVSSPGKFTVAVEIFAILASSFGLLACIFFPKCYIIIFRPEQNSKKHLMGKIPPRTL, from the exons ATGCAAAGCTCCTTCCTGGA aTTTATTGTATTgcactgtattttttcttcaaaggTTAGCCATTTTTCAACCTGTGCTTGTTTGAGTGACAAAAGACTATACCCTACGTTCTTCAGAACTGTGCCAAGTGACCGCTTTCAAATCATTGCTCTAGTGCAGCTTATGAAATACTTTGACTGGCGCTGGGTGGGAATTATTAGTTCTGAAGAATTGTACGCAGAGCAAGGTACTGCTGAATTTACTAAGGAAGCAATGAAAGTGGGCATATGTGTTGAATACAGATTACTTTTCTCTACCACATCTCAAATCATCTCTCAGTCAGATGCTATTGTAGAGACACTAAGGGAATCCTCATCAAAGGTGGTCCTGTTGTTTATGTCCCTGTCTGTCACGAAGTCATTTCTGTCCAAAATGGATAATTATAACATAACTGGAAAACAGTGGCTTGGCAGTGAGTCTTGGATCACACAAGCAGACCTGGCTTCTGttgagagaaaagacattttacagGGGGCAATGGGCTTTGCCCTCCCTCAGGCATCCATACCAGGTCTTGCTGAATTCTTACTTAGCTTGAAACCTTCTGATGAACCACAGAGTGATATAATTAAAGCTATCTGGGAGAAGTTCTTTGACTGCAGCTTCTCTCCATCAAATACGTCTGCTATGTGCACTGGCACAGAAGATCTCAGGACAGTCTCCAGCGACTACACAgatgtgacacatttcaggCCTGAGAATAATGTGTACAAAGCTGTGTACTTGGTGGCATATGCCCTTCATGCACTACTGCAATGTAGCAATGGTTCAAATCCCACAACAGGAAGGCCTTGTGTGAACAAGAGTGAAGTTCGGCCTAAGCTA GTGTTGGAACATATTCAGTATGTGAACTTCACCACACAGAATGGGGCCAAAGTTTTCTTTGATGAAAATGGAGAGTCAGTTGCCCAGTATGACTTAGTTAACTGGCAGATAAACAAAGATGGCTCTGCTGAGATTGTGAATATTGGTCAATACGATACATCTTTTCCAGAGGGGCAAAAATTCACACTAAAAGACACTGCTAAAATAGTTTGGGGAGGAAACAGTGGTCAG GTGCCAAGGTCTGTCTGCAGAGAACCCTGCCCACCAGGGTCTCGTAAGGCCATAAACAAGTTTCAGCCAGTGTGCTGTTTCGACTGCATTGAATGCCCTGAGGGAACAATAAGTAATCAGACAA ATTCTCCAGACTGTTTGATCTGTCCCCCCGAATTTTGgccaaatgaaaagaaagatcaGTGTCTTCCAAAACCTATTGAATACTTGTCTTACAAAGAGGTCATGGGGGCACTTTTAACTGGATTTAGCTGTGTCGGTGTATTTTCATCCCTTCTGACGTCAATAATTTTTTTAGCTCATAAAGAGACTCCCATAGTAAAAGCCAACAATTCTGAGCTAAGCTTTATGCTACTCTTCTCCTtgactctgtgtttcctgtgttctctgACCTTCATCGGCCGGCCCTCTGAGTGGTCCTGCATGTTGCGACACACAGCATTTGGGATCACCTTTgtcctctgtatctcttgtgttctCGGCAAAACTATAGTGGTTTTAATGGCCTTCAGAGCAACACTTCCAGGCAGTAATGTGATGAAATGGTTTGGTCCTGCACAGCAGAGGCTCAGTGTTTTGACTTTCACCCTCATTCAGGTTGTGATTTGCATCCTTTGGCTGACAATCAGCCCTCCATTCGCAAAGATGAACATGAAGTACTATAAAGAAAAGATAATCTTAGAGTGTGCCCTGGGTTCAGCTGTTGGATTCTGGGCTGTGTTGAGTTATATTGGACTTCTTGCTCTCTTGTGTTTTATACTTGCTTTTCTTGCCAGGATGCTGCCAGATAGCTTTAATGAAGCCAAACTGatcaccttcagcatgctgatattctgtgcagtCTGGATCACATTCATCCCAGCATATGTCAGCTCTCCCGGCAAGTTCACCGttgctgtggagatatttgcaATCCTTGCATCCAGTTTTGGTTTGTTGgcatgcatttttttcccaaaatgttatattattattttcagaccagaacaaaactcaaaaaaacatttaatgggAAAAATACCACCAAGGACTCTATAA
- the LOC141019397 gene encoding extracellular calcium-sensing receptor-like, with product MGFALPQASIPGLAEFLLSLKPSDEPQSDIIKAIWEKFFDCSFSPSNTSAMCTGTEDLRTVSSDYTDVTHFRPENNVYKAVYLVAYALHALLQCSNGSNPTTGKPCVNKSEVQPKLVLEHIQYVNFTTQNGAKVFFDENGEPVAQYDLVNWQMKEDGSAEVVNIGHYDTSFPAGETFKLKDNIKIVWGANSNEVPRSVCREPCPPGTRKAINKFKPVCCFDCFGCPEGTISNQTNSPDCLICPPEFWPNEKKDQCRPKPIEYLSYKEVMGSLLTGFSCVGVFFSLLTLIIFLAHKETPIVKANNSELSFMLLFSLTLCFLCSLTFIGRPTAWSCMLRHTAFGITFVLCISCVLGKTIVVLMAFRATLPGSNVMKWFGPTQQRLSVLTFTLIQILICVLWLTISPPFPKMNMKYYKEKIILECALGSAVGFWAVLSYIGLLALLCFILAFLARKLPDSFNEAKLITFSMLIFCAVWITFIPAYVSSPGKFTVAVEIFAILASSFGLLGCIFFPKCYIIIFRPEQNSKKHLMGKIPPRTQ from the exons ATGGGCTTTGCCCTCCCTCAGGCATCCATACCAGGTCTTGCTGAATTCCTACTTAGCTTGAAACCTTCTGATGAACCACAGAGTGATATAATTAAAGCTATCTGGGAGAAGTTCTTTGACTGCAGCTTTTCTCCATCAAATACCTCTGCTATGTGCACTGGCACGGAGGATCTCAGGACAGTCTCCAGTGACTACACAgatgtgacacatttcaggCCTGAGAATAATGTGTACAAAGCTGTGTACTTGGTGGCATATGCCCTTCATGCACTACTGCAATGTAGCAATGGGTCAAATCCCACAACAGGAAAGCCCTGTGTGAACAAGAGTGAAGTTCAGCCGAAGCTA GTGTTGGAACATATTCAGTATGTGAACTTCACCACACAGAATGGGGCCAAAGTTTTCTTTGATGAAAATGGAGAGCCAGTTGCCCAGTATGACTTAGTTAACTGGCAGATGAAAGAAGATGGCTCTGCTGAGGTTGTGAATATTGGTCATTATGATACTTCTTTTCCAGCGGGGGAAACATTCAAACTTAAAGACAACATCAAAATAGTTTGGGGAGCAAACAGTAATGAG GTGCCAAGGTCTGTCTGCAGAGAACCATGCCCACCAGGGACCCGTAAAGCCATAAACAAGTTTAAGCCAGTGTGCTGTTTCGACTGCTTTGGATGCCCAGAGGGAACAATAAGTAATCAGACAA ATTCTCCAGACTGTTTGATCTGTCCTCCCGAATTCTGgccaaatgaaaagaaagatcaGTGTCGTCCAAAACCTATTGAATACTTGTCTTACAAAGAGGTCATGGGGTCACTTTTAACTGGATTTAGCTGTGTCggtgtatttttttcccttctgaCATTGATCATTTTTTTGGCTCATAAAGAGACTCCCATTGTAAAAGCCAACAACTCTGAACTGAGCTTTATGCTGCTCTTCTCCTTGACCCTGTGTTTCTTGTGTTCTCTGACCTTCATTGGCCGGCCCACTGCATGGTCCTGCATGCTGCGACACACAGCATTTGGGATCACGTTTgtcctctgtatctcttgtgttctCGGCAAAACTATAGTGGTTTTAATGGCCTTCAGAGCAACACTTCCAGGCAGTAATGTGATGAAATGGTTTGGTCCAACACAGCAGAGGCTGAGTGTTCTGACTTTCACCCTCATTCAGATACTGATTTGTGTCCTTTGGCTGACAATCAGCCCTCCATTTCCAAAGATGAACATGAAGTACTATAAAGAAAAGATCATCTTAGAGTGTGCCCTGGGTTCAGCTGTTGGATTCTGGGCTGTGTTGAGTTATATTGGACTTCTTGCTCTCTTGTGTTTTATACTTGCTTTTCTTGCTAGGAAGCTGCCAGACAGCTTTAATGAAGCCAAACTGatcaccttcagcatgctgatattctgtgcagtCTGGATCACATTCATCCCAGCatatgtcagctctcctggcAAGTTCACTGttgctgtggagatatttgccATCCTGGCGTCCAGTTTTGGTTTGCTgggatgcatttttttcccaaaatgttatattattatctTCAGACCAgaacaaaactcaaaaaaacatttgatgggAAAAATACCACCAAGGACTCAATAA
- the LOC141019406 gene encoding extracellular calcium-sensing receptor-like, which produces MGFALPQASIPGLAEFLLSLKPSDEPQSDIIKAIWEKFFDCSFSPSNTSAMCTGTEDLRTVSSDYTDVTHFRPENNVYKAVYLVAYALHALLQCSNGSNPTTGKPCVNKSEVRPNLVLEHIQYVNFTTQNGAKVFFDENGESVAQYDLVNWQMKEDGSAEIVNVGHYDTSFPEGEKFKLKDNIKIVWGANSNEVPRSVCREPCPPGTRKAINKFKPVCCFDCFGCPEGTISNQTNSPDCLICPPEFWPNENKDQCRPKPIEYLSYKEVMGALLTGFSCVGVFLSLLTSIIFLAHKETPIVKANNSELSFMLLFSLTLCFLCSLTFIGRPSDWSCMLRHTAFGITFVLCISCVLGKTIVVLMAFRATLPGSNVMKWFGPTQQRLSVLTFTLIQILICILWLTISPPFPKMNMKYYKEKIILECALGSAVGFWAVLSYIGLLALLCFILAFLARKLPDSFNEAKLITFSMLIFCAVWITFIPAYVSSPGKFTVAVEIFAILASSFGLLGCIFFPKCYIIIFRPEQNSKKRLMGKIPPRTQ; this is translated from the exons ATGGGCTTTGCCCTCCCTCAGGCATCCATACCAGGTCTTGCTGAATTCTTACTTAGCTTGAAACCTTCTGATGAACCACAGAGTGATATAATTAAAGCTATCTGGGAGAAGTTCTTTGACTGCAGCTTTTCTCCATCAAATACCTCTGCTATGTGCACTGGCACAGAGGATCTCAGAACAGTCTCCAGTGACTACACAgatgtgacacatttcaggCCTGAGAATAATGTGTACAAAGCTGTGTACTTGGTTGCATATGCCCTTCATGCACTACTGCAATGTAGCAATGGGTCAAATCCCACCACAGGAAAGCCCTGTGTGAACAAGAGTGAAGTTCGGCCGAATCTA GTGTTGGAACATATTCAGTATGTGAACTTCACCACACAGAATGGGGCCAAAGTTTTCTTTGATGAAAATGGAGAGTCAGTTGCCCAGTATGACTTAGTTAACTGGCAGATGAAAGAAGATGGCTCTGCTGAGATTGTGAATGTTGGTCATTATGATACTTCTTTTCCAGAGGGGGAAAAATTCAAACTAAAAGACAACATCAAAATAGTTTGGGGAGCAAACAGTAATGAG GTGCCAAGGTCTGTCTGCAGAGAACCATGCCCACCAGGGACTCGTAAGGCCATAAACAAGTTTAAACCAGTGTGCTGTTTTGACTGCTTTGGATGCCCCGAGGGAACAATAAGTAATCAGACAA aTTCTCCAGACTGTTTGATCTGTCCTCCCGAATTCTGgccaaatgaaaataaagatcAGTGTCGTCCAAAACCTATTGAATACTTGTCTTACAAAGAGGTCATGGGGGCACTTTTAACTGGATTCAGCTGTGTCGGTGTATTTTTATCCCTTCTGACATCAATCATTTTTTTAGCTCATAAAGAGACTCCCATTGTAAAAGCCAACAACTCTGAACTGAGCTTCATGCTGCTCTTCTCCTTGACCCTGTGTTTCTTGTGTTCTCTGACCTTCATCGGCCGGCCCTCTGACTGGTCCTGCATGTTGCGACACACAGCATTTGGGATCACGTTTGTCCTTTGTATCTCTTGTGTTCTCGGCAAAACTATAGTGGTTTTAATGGCCTTCAGAGCAACGCTTCCAGGCAGTAATGTGATGAAATGGTTTGGTCCTACACAGCAGAGGCTGAGTGTTCTGACTTTCACACTAATTCAGATACTGATTTGTATCCTTTGGCTGACAATCAGCCCTCCATTTCCAAAGATGAATATGAAATACTATAAAGAAAAGATCATCTTAGAGTGTGCCCTGGGTTCAGCTGTTGGATTCTGGGCTGTGTTGAGTTATATTGGACTTCTTGCTCTCTTGTGTTTTATACTTGCTTTTCTTGCTAGGAAGCTGCCAGACAGCTTTAATGAAGCCAAACTGatcaccttcagcatgctgatattctgtgcagtCTGGATCACATTCATCCCAGCATATGTCAGCTCTCCCGGCAAGTTCACCGttgctgtggagatatttgccATCCTGGCGTCCAGTTTTGGTTTGCTgggatgtatttttttcccaaaatgttatattattatctTCAGACCAgaacaaaactcaaaaaaacGTTTGATGGGAAAAATACCACCAAGGACTCAATAA
- the LOC141019416 gene encoding extracellular calcium-sensing receptor-like has product MLRNRFHPGFVAQGDYVIGGIFPIHYNQEMPDINSMHSPTPVKCNGFDPRAFRYAQTMRLAVEEINQRTELLPDYTLGYKIFDSCSYPLTGQRAALAMLNGLSEDDSPLCSGASPLLAVIGESGSSQSIVLSRILQPFRIPMISYFSSCACLSDRRKFPTFFRVIPNDDYQVKAIAQLLIRFNWTWVGLVRGDREYGRFAVQGLLRELQGTKVCVAYQEIIPLLYNRQRILEIIQVMRISSAKVVVSFSSVGEMTPFLRDYMMQNITGIQWVASEAWVTASVFTVSKYYPYMGGTIGFGIRKGHISRLSDYLQTVNPQMYPNNILLPPCSGQESLLERHSAYMNTSRPRVAYNVYKAVYAIAHSLHNLLVCQPGSGPFQNNSCAPSNNIQPWQLQYYLQEVTFNIAGEEVNFDLKGDSIPYYDIINWQRGTGGNTEFVNVGLFDGTKPAGEELVIQEDRIIWAVSICSASCHPGSRKAVRRGEPVCCFDCVPCDNGKISNQTDSIECTFCPEDFWSNKDRTACIPKKVEFLAYDSLGITLTVTSVVGACLTIAVFAVFFYHKNTAIVRVNNSELSFFILLSLTLCFLCSLVFVGEPTSWSCMLRHTAFSITFSLCLSCILGKTLVVLAAFTATRPGDNVMKWLGPKQQRVIIFSCTQVQVVTCAAWLIDAPPFPSRNTQYERSKIILECSVGSSLAFWCVLGYIGLQACLCFVLAFLARKLPGNFNEAKFITFSMLIFCAVWLAFIPAYISSPGNYADAVESFAILASSFGLLFCLFSPKCYIILLKPEKNTKQHLMAKENK; this is encoded by the exons ATGCTTCGAAACCGCTTTCATCCAGGCTTTGTTGCCCAGGGTGACTATGTTATTGGCGGGATCTTCCCCATTCACTATAACCAGGAGATGCCAGACATCAACAGCATGCACAGCCCAACGCCAGTGAAGTGCAATGG CTTTGATCCCAGAGCTTTCCGCTATGCTCAGACTATGAGGCTGGCAGTGGAGGAAATAAACCAGCGTACTGAGCTATTGCCCGATTACACTCTTGGATACAAAATCTTTGACTCATGTTCATATCCACTGACTGGCCAGAGGGCAGCTCTCGCTATGTTGAACGGGCTGAGTGAGGATGACTCTCCCTTGTGCAGCGGTGCCTCTCCGCTCCTCGCTGTGATTGGGGAATCTGGTTCTTCTCAATCCATCGTGCTGTCAAGAATCCTGCAGCCATTCAGAATCCCGATG ATCAGTTACTTTTCTTCTTGTGCATGTCTCTCTGACAGAAGAAAATTTCCTACCTTCTTCAGAGTAATCCCTAATGATGACTATCAG GTGAAGGCCATTGCTCAGCTGCTGATACGCTTCAACTGGACTTGGGTAGGGCTGGTACGAGGAGACCGTGAATATGGGCGCTTTGCTGTGCAAGGTTTACTCAGAGAATTACAGGGTACTAAAGTGTGTGTAGCATACCAAGAAATTATTCCTCTGCTCTACAATCGCCAGAGGATATTGGAGATCATCCAG GTGATGCGTATCTCTTCAGCAAAAGTAGTGGTGTCATTTTCATCAGTGGGGGAGATGACACCTTTCTTGAGAGATTACATGATGCAGAACATCACTGGAATCCAGTGGGTGGCTAGTGAGGCCTGGGTCACGGCATCTGTCTTCACAGTCAGCAAGTATTATCCCTACATGGGGGGCACCATTGGGTTTGGAATCAGGAAAGGTCATATATCCAGACTCAGTGACTACCTGCAGACAGTAAACCCTCAGATGTATCCCAATAATATCCTG TTGCCTCCATGCTCAGGACAGGAGTCCCTGTTGGAGCGGCATTCAGCCTACATGAATACATCCCGCCCTAGAGTTGCGTATAATGTCTATAAGGCTGTATATGCGATTGCTCATTCCCTCCACAACCTTCTTGTCTGTCAACCAGGCAGTGGGCCCTTCCAAAACAACTCATGTGCTCCAAGCAACAACATACAACCCTGGCAG CTCCAATACTACCTACAGGAAGTAACATTTAACATTGCTGGGGAGGAGGTGAACTTTGATCTGAAAGGCGACTCCATACCCTATTATGATATCATAAACTGGCAGAGAGGCACAGGCGGGAACACTGAGTTTGTCAATGTGGGGTTGTTTGATGGAACCAAGCCTGCCGGAGAGGAGCTGGTGATCCAGGAAGACAGGATAATATGGGCAG TATCTATCTGCAGTGCAAGCTGTCATCCAGGGTCCCGGAAGGCTGTCCGTCGTGGGGAGCCTGTTTGCTGCTTTGACTGTGTACCATGTGACAATGGCAAAATAAGCAATCAGACAG ATTCAATAGAGTGCACATTTTGTCCCGAGGACTTCTggtcaaacaaagacagaacagCCTGCATCCCCAAGAAGGTAGAGTTCTTGGCCTATGATTCCTTGGGTATAACCCTGACAGTGACCTCTGTGGTGGGTGCCTGCCTCACTATAGCTGTCTTTGCCGTCTTTTTTTaccataaaaacacagcaattgTTCGTGTGAATAACTCTGAACTCAGCTTCTTTATCCTTCTATCGCTGActctttgtttcctgtgttcccTGGTGTTCGTTGGAGAGCCAACATCTTGGTCCTGCATGCTGCGCCACACTGCCTTTAGCATCACATTTTCACTTTGCCTCTCCTGCATCCTGGGGAAGACTCTGGTGGTGTTGGCTGCTTTCACTGCCACCAGGCCAGGGGACAATGTCATGAAGTGGCTGGGGCCCAAACAGCAGAGGGTCATCATCTTCAGTTGCACTCAGGTTCAGGTGGTTACCTGTGCTGCCTGGCTCATTGATGCCCCCCCCTTTCCATCCCGAAATACACAATATGAACGCTCGAAGATCATACTGGAATGTAGCGTGGGCTCTAGTCTCGCATTCTGGTGTGTTCTGGGATACATTGGTCTACAGGCCTGTCTGTGCTTTGTTCTAGCTTTTCTGGCCCGTAAGTTGCCAGGCAACTTCAATGAAGCCAAGTTTATCACTTTTAGCATGCTTatcttctgtgctgtgtggCTGGCATTCATTCCTGCTTATATCAGCTCCCCTGGAAATTATGCAGATGCAGTGGAGTCATTTGCCATTCTGGCTTCCAGCTTTggcttgttgttttgtctgttttctccaAAGTGTTACATTATTTTACTGAAGCCAGAAAAGAATACAAAACAGCACCTAAtggcaaaagaaaataagtaa